GCGGCCGCCGTCGCCAGCCGTCGCGGGGGCTGCGcttgcggcggcggcggcggcggcggaggcatGGCGGGAGGGTGAGAGGCGGCGCAAGAGCACCGTTAAAGACTGGTTCTTTATCACTCTCCGCCCGGTCGACATGAGGTGGGTTTGAAACTGATAGGAGGGAGGGGATGGCGGCGGAGTGAAGCGGCGCTCTCAGTTCGATCAATACCTTGGACGTCAAGCTGATCGTGGGCCTGGTTCTTCAAGAATGGCCTGGTTTACCACCGATTCAATACCTTGGACGTCAAGCTGATCGTGGGCCGGGCTCGGACACAGAAAATGCCAAACACTATAAAGATAAAAATATCCGAAATCAAattcaaattagaaaattatttgtattaactttctttttttgaggTCTGAACTAGTCCAGGAGAGCTTCGTGCTAGGACAAGTTAAAACCCACACAAGGGAACGTTGCATGGAAATCCAAATAAATTGCTATTATCACAATTTAGTTTAAGTTTTTGGAGGTGAACTAGTCCCGTCATGCCAGCTGCTAAACCGGACTTTTTGGTTCAgcttatattaattttttaaaattagttttggtttgaaaaagttttaaactcaaaaaaatttgatttgattttaGTTTGAGTTTTTGAAAAATCAATTCAAACCAACCCAACCCATAAATATCTCTacatataaattttaattttaattttttttatattttttttataaaatagaatttataTGTTTAAACTGagtataattaatatattttagttCATTGAATATCAACTTTATGTATAATGGAAATTTTGCATATTTAAACTCAACCCAGCCCATTTAGTCCAACCTATTGAATACCAATCAAATAAGCCGAATCGGATCAAAGCAAACTTTTAAGATCAATTCTAATTTTTATAGATGGTTGGCTCCATCACGACTTCGGTTTTAGAAAATCGATTTAAATTGATTCAGTTTTGGGTTTAGCTCTGAACTGACCAGATCCAATCCATGCACACCCCTGTCAGCTGCCGGGACTAATTTAAACCTGAGCTAGAAAGATATTGCGTCGACGTCCTTACATGTTGACATTGTCGCATTTTAAGCATCTTGAATTTTTATaaatgtagttttttttttttttttttgctaaaaaaagggagcagggggaggaagggacaagcccaaccccgcgtagcagcccccactgggccccccaccccgccaggagaatgttcgatgcgggcaaaccgggtcgtgtgttgggcacgccgacctattttacttataccctccccacccgtgagcCGGCTTGGTTACCCGACCCGaccctccgtgtgagtacgtcacacctggcaccacccaggctatcagccgaccagtagcacttccagaccccgtgtccaggcGTGGAGCATTCGGTCcccaaatttaatcgacgcccgcgcgtttcgaacctggaaccacttggttggaagtaaacgccccgttccaactgagctaccaccttggtggttaTAAATGTAGCTCGAATGCTGGGACTAGTCGAAACATGATACAAGAGAATATTGCATCGAAGTCCTTACAAGTTATAGATACTACAGTTAAGTCCCTCaagtctctcttcctccctcccccaAACTACCCCACCCGATTCGTTGGTCCGTGGCCGAGTTCTTAAACCCTAGCCGAGCTCCTCCTTTCGGACCTTTTCTCCCTCCCTCCAGCCTCCAGCGCCGGCGCACCTCCTCCGCCGCTCGCCGCCTCCGGTCCATTCTCATCCGTCATCTGTTCCTCTGCTCTCAGTCTGAGGCCGTCCATGGCGGAGGAGGAGAACAGTTCTTCGAAGCCCAAGGTATCCATCTTCTTATCTCTTCATCCTGCTTCCTTTTCCCAAATCTTTCGTTGATCATGTCTTTGTTCGTCCAATTCCTGGCTCAGGAGACGTACCCTCTATTCTCCTTCTCGAATCTCAACCTGCAGGGCCTGGGGTTTGGGCTCTTTGGTTCTCCGGAGAAGCctcttcctccccctcctccttgcGTAGAAGTGCTCCTCTCTGAGGTAATTCCGTTCCTGTTTTCCTTGCccattcggtttttccgctatggatgattaatttttgttcataaaAACCAGTTCTTTATTTTCCAATTCCCCTGAATCGTGTCCTGCTCACAGGAATCATCGACAGTGAAATCAAATGCAGAACCCATTGTTATTAACGACGAGCTTACACTTCTCAAGGTATctgatttatatattaattcgaagaaaaagaaggagctcTGTAGCTTAGCACTCTTTGGGTTTTCATTTTTAGGGAAGAGTAAGTACTTTCGATGTTTTTGGGGTGGCCAATTCGGATTTGCTCGCGGGAAAATACGAAGGTGAAATCTTTATTATTTGCTGCTTTCTTCTTGTTTGCTAATAACTTTTGGTCTTTAGCACATTAATTTAAGCATATTTTTACAAAATTGTTTACATTATTTATGAGATTAGGAGGATTGAAGCTGTGGGAAGGGTCGGTTGATCTGGTCAAGACCCTCTGTTCTGAGGTCCGAGAAGGTCGGTTAATGTTTAAAGGAAAGCGAGTATTAGAGGTGCGCTGCTTGGTCTCAGGTGATATTTTGTGCTCTCAGGTCGTGAACTTCACGGGAAATGGTTTTGAAATGGATTTTTGTTTGCATTATACTTGGATAATTAGCAATTAGGTTCTCTTGTTTCCATGATAAGGCATGAGCGTGGAATGAAATTTTCTTCCTAACTGCATCATGTCAGAAAAAATACCATATAGTCACAAATGtctagttaatggattaaagcATTGTATTAGAATGGAATTTTGTGGATTTGAAAGTCAAGTTTCTATATTTGACAATCACAATAATAAGTTTTGAGGATTTCCTTAGTGATAGAGCatagatttgagcatatgtAGCAGTATATATATGATAATATTACCAGATGATTTAATGGGGAAAAGGAACAAGAGACAAGTTAGTTTAAACATGTTATTGAAGATATctattttaccaaaaaatagATATGAAGAACTTACAAGTTGCCAGGAGCTTGTATAAGTTTTCATGGTCTCATTAAGTTATCTTATTGAGCAAGATGTAGATATTAAAAAGTAACACCTTGTACACCTTTACTAGCAACAATATGCATGTATGCAACTTCTTTCTAGGTGATAATGACATCACTGCTTGATAATGTATCATGATGCTATGTTTTCAGTTTTCTACAAATGTGCAATTAGTGTTCATATATTGGCAATCAAGTATAAAGGTACAAGAGGGCAGTTATAATGGAAAAACTGTATATCAAGGTAGCCAGGTAGGCGATTTGGTGATAGCTTCCTTACATAATGGATGAATTTTTCTTGTCGATGCATTGTGTTGACATGGAGCAAAGCATGATATAAGCTGGCTTAGCTGTAGTTCATGCAGTATATTTGTGAGCAGTAGTAACCAATGAAGCTGCACCAAATTGCATGCCTGTTGTATCTACAATACATAACCTTTTGAATTCTGGAAAACAAGAAAGTCAAAGTTGTTAGCTGAGGATTATTTGTTTTCCTATCCCTAAAATGCTTAATATAAGCAATTCCTTCTAGTATATTCCATCAAATCAATTGATGATTTTTATGTCTATATAACAACCTATTCTCAAAAGTGCGTAGCAATGTCTTTTGCAAGTAATAATAGTTTTCCGTTGTTTGAGGAGAAAACATGGAAATCCTCCTTGATGGGCAATCCATCCAACATGAATTGGAATAATTTGCTTATCTATGCAAATTGTTAAGAACATTTCCAGTTCGTAAACAATAAACAAACCAAATATATGGGAAAGGATAGTTGGTTGCCTGCCCATAGACTGTTTAATTTGCAGTATTAATTCCAGTATATGCAGCTGGAACTATTGATGATCTTCACAATGACATGAATTATGAAACATATGTTTGCAAAGTGTAGAATTGCCTTCCAGGACAATGGTTCAAGCTTTTTTGTGCAGTCAGGCAATGCAATCATTTTGCCTAACTGATGCAAGATTTGTTGGCTTCAGCCCCACAGCCTGTGGAGGAAATCAGTGTGCATATTTCCAAGCATGTGACAGTAGTTTAAGTGTGCTTCCAAGttccaattgcaaggaaaactATGTAAaactgcaatttttttttgattatggGCTAAAGTTGCTTAAATGAGAATCGATTTTATGTGTAGGATGGAGGATTCTCATGTTGTTTTTTCTTATTGAAAGTTTTCCATGAACAAGGCCTTGCTCgcccatttttctttttaatcaatatgttttgttttaatgaGTGCTGGAATAATAAGTTTCCTATCATGTTCCATTCTGCATATGAAAATAGTGACCCTCATATTTTTGTCTTGAGATGTCGGCAGTCAGCTCTGAAGTTGCCCTGATTGCTACTGACAATAGTTGCTTTTCTGTCTTATTTTCAGCTTGGATGTGGTCACGGTCTTCCTGGGATCTTTACAGGTCTTGAGGTATGATTTCTACTGTTTCTGATTAGTTTACTTTGGactttattttcaattttttgattCATGTGTTCCTTTATTCATCAGGGTGCAGCTGTTATACATTTCCAAGACTTTAATGCTGAGGTCCTCAAGCATCTGACGATACCAAACGTAAAAGTCAACCTCATGAAAAAATTGTCTCAACAACATTTTCTGATTACAAACAAGACGGATATGAGTATCTCCCCTGATGTACGATTTTTTGCTGGTGATTGGAGTGAAATCCACCAGCTGCTGCACTGTGGATTTAATATGGACCAACAAAAAGCAACAGATGATCCAGAGCAAAAGGGATGTGATGGCTATGATATCATATTGATGGCAGAAACTGTGTATGCATTATCCTCCCTCCATAGTCTTTATGGGCTTATCAAGAA
This portion of the Phoenix dactylifera cultivar Barhee BC4 chromosome 11, palm_55x_up_171113_PBpolish2nd_filt_p, whole genome shotgun sequence genome encodes:
- the LOC103708997 gene encoding histidine protein methyltransferase 1 homolog isoform X1, which translates into the protein MAEEENSSSKPKETYPLFSFSNLNLQGLGFGLFGSPEKPLPPPPPCVEVLLSEESSTVKSNAEPIVINDELTLLKGRVSTFDVFGVANSDLLAGKYEGGLKLWEGSVDLVKTLCSEVREGRLMFKGKRVLEVRCLVSGDILCSQLGCGHGLPGIFTGLEGAAVIHFQDFNAEVLKHLTIPNVKVNLMKKLSQQHFLITNKTDMSISPDVRFFAGDWSEIHQLLHCGFNMDQQKATDDPEQKGCDGYDIILMAETVYALSSLHSLYGLIKKCLHHPSGVIYMAGKKHYFGVGGGTRQFLHLVKKDGIMEACLLAEVADGSSNVREVWKFSFK
- the LOC103708997 gene encoding histidine protein methyltransferase 1 homolog isoform X2 is translated as MAEEENSSSKPKETYPLFSFSNLNLQGLGFGLFGSPEKPLPPPPPCVEVLLSEESSTVKSNAEPIVINDELTLLKGRVSTFDVFGVANSDLLAGKYEGGLKLWEGSVDLVKTLCSEVREGRLMFKGKRVLELGCGHGLPGIFTGLEGAAVIHFQDFNAEVLKHLTIPNVKVNLMKKLSQQHFLITNKTDMSISPDVRFFAGDWSEIHQLLHCGFNMDQQKATDDPEQKGCDGYDIILMAETVYALSSLHSLYGLIKKCLHHPSGVIYMAGKKHYFGVGGGTRQFLHLVKKDGIMEACLLAEVADGSSNVREVWKFSFK